In Delphinus delphis chromosome 11, mDelDel1.2, whole genome shotgun sequence, one genomic interval encodes:
- the UBE2N gene encoding ubiquitin-conjugating enzyme E2 N, which translates to MAGLPRRIIKETQRLLAEPVPGIKAEPDESNARYFHVVIAGPQDSPFEGGTFKLELFLPEEYPMAAPKVRFMTKIYHPNVDKLGRICLDILKDKWSPALQIRTVLLSIQALLSAPNPDDPLANDVAEQWKSNEAQAIETARAWTRLYAMNNI; encoded by the exons GAAACCCAGCGTTTGCTGGCAGAGCCAGTTCCCGGCATTAAAGCAGAACCAGATGAGAGCAACGCCCGTTATTTTCATGTGGTCATTGCTGGCCCTCAGGATTCCCCCTTTGAGGGAGGGACTTTTAAACTTGAACTATTCCTTCCAGAAGAATACCCAATGGCAGCCCCTAAAGTACGTTTCATGACCAAAATTTATCATCCTAATGTAGACAAGTTGGGAAGAATATGTTTAGATATTTTGAAAG ATAAGTGGTCCCCAGCACTGCAGATCCGCACAGTTCTGCTATCGATCCAGGCTTTGTTAAGTGCTCCCAATCCAGATGATCCATTAGCAAATGATGTAGCGGAGCAGTGGAAGAGCAACGAAGCCCAAGCCATAGAAACAG CTAGAGCATGGACTAGGCTATATGCCATGAATAATATTTAA